Proteins encoded together in one bacterium window:
- a CDS encoding amidohydrolase: protein MSAPGPPPIIDADGHVVEPTETWSAIPNDLRGYVPTPVVEEDAFYFRSGDAESFRMQARPESLASPRGPGERSGAGNPAVGAADPKARLSDMDLDHIAQAVVFPTYGLMVQAVPDRNAQLALCRAINDWVADYCRGEPSRLFGMGVLPQTGPEDALVEARRCIEHLDLRGVWRRPERIDGTPALHDASYEPLWSYLAEADRAFALHPGLNGLVPATELRARFEDDYSTMHAVHFPMEQIMGLTDLIGFGVLDRHPTLRVAFLECGATWALAQLHRLDEHLELFGLPHTPKEKPSEQFRRQGFVSVEEVEPGLEATLEAYPDSIVFASDYPHGDGVFPGSTTELLETDRLDPAQRDAVFFGNARRLYRL, encoded by the coding sequence ATGTCCGCGCCCGGCCCGCCGCCCATCATCGACGCCGACGGCCACGTCGTCGAGCCGACCGAGACATGGTCGGCGATCCCGAACGACCTGCGAGGCTACGTGCCGACCCCCGTCGTCGAAGAGGACGCCTTCTACTTCCGCTCCGGCGACGCCGAGAGCTTCCGGATGCAGGCGCGCCCGGAGAGCCTCGCCTCGCCGCGCGGTCCGGGCGAACGGAGCGGGGCCGGCAACCCCGCGGTCGGCGCCGCCGATCCCAAGGCGCGTCTCTCCGACATGGACCTCGACCACATCGCCCAGGCCGTCGTCTTCCCGACCTACGGCCTGATGGTCCAGGCCGTCCCGGACCGGAACGCCCAGCTCGCTCTCTGCCGCGCGATCAACGACTGGGTGGCGGACTACTGCCGCGGCGAACCCTCGCGACTCTTCGGTATGGGCGTGCTCCCGCAGACCGGCCCGGAGGACGCCCTCGTCGAGGCGCGGCGATGCATCGAGCATCTCGACCTGCGCGGTGTCTGGCGAAGGCCCGAGCGAATCGACGGGACGCCGGCGCTCCACGACGCGAGCTACGAGCCGCTGTGGTCGTATCTCGCCGAAGCGGATCGCGCCTTCGCGCTCCATCCGGGCCTCAACGGCCTCGTGCCCGCGACCGAGCTCCGCGCGCGCTTCGAGGACGACTACTCGACGATGCACGCGGTCCACTTCCCGATGGAGCAGATCATGGGGCTCACCGACCTGATCGGGTTCGGCGTGCTCGATCGGCATCCGACGCTCCGGGTGGCGTTCCTCGAGTGCGGCGCAACCTGGGCCCTGGCCCAGCTCCATCGCCTCGACGAGCACCTCGAGCTCTTCGGCCTCCCGCACACGCCGAAGGAGAAGCCCTCCGAACAGTTCCGTCGCCAGGGCTTCGTCAGCGTCGAAGAGGTCGAGCCCGGCCTCGAAGCGACCCTCGAGGCCTATCCCGACTCGATCGTCTTCGCCTCGGACTATCCCCACGGCGACGGCGTCTTCCCTGGCTCGACCACCGAGCTCCTCGAAACCGACCGACTCGACCCGGCCCAGCGGGACGCGGTCTTCTTCGGCAACGCCCGGCGCCTCTATCGCCTCTGA
- a CDS encoding MarR family winged helix-turn-helix transcriptional regulator, which produces MPDSRGRLRSLPAGAPDSDDDPLAMFTTLARTGLFLEALQRESLQPHGLSFNEYSVLRLLQRAPERALSPKALSREIVCTSGAMTKLLDRLQRARRVRRRPDPDDRRGVLVELTRTGDTVAEAAAASYREGRERILERLRPRDVASIGRRLTTLLEGFEADYRNAGPNEAD; this is translated from the coding sequence ATGCCCGATTCCCGCGGCCGACTCAGATCGCTCCCGGCCGGAGCCCCCGATTCCGACGACGATCCGCTCGCGATGTTCACGACCCTCGCGCGGACGGGGCTCTTCCTGGAGGCGCTCCAGCGGGAAAGCCTCCAGCCCCACGGTCTCTCGTTCAACGAGTACTCCGTCCTCCGACTGCTCCAGCGGGCCCCCGAGCGCGCCCTCTCCCCGAAGGCGCTGTCCAGGGAGATCGTCTGTACGTCGGGGGCGATGACGAAGCTGCTCGATCGGCTCCAGCGCGCGCGTCGGGTCCGTCGCCGGCCGGACCCGGACGATCGCCGCGGCGTGCTCGTCGAGCTCACGCGGACCGGAGACACGGTCGCGGAAGCGGCGGCGGCGAGCTATCGCGAGGGGCGGGAGCGGATCCTCGAGCGGCTCCGTCCGCGGGACGTCGCGTCGATCGGTCGTCGCCTGACGACCCTGCTCGAGGGCTTCGAGGCCGACTACCGGAACGCCGGCCCGAACGAAGCCGACTGA
- a CDS encoding sterol desaturase family protein: protein MFPLDSVPLLGVWLATFLFAGAVSLFSSGFAVFFERVATRFRIFDVEVPADQLRLERRAYLRFLLLLATCATPFLGLGWIRFGAEEPLAIAWTFAAIWTGFEIYYYALHRGLHTKALYRFHAHHHESRVTTAWTGQSLSVVEALGWIAGLLVIPALIGLFAPLSWEGFLLYFVANTFVNVAGHANVELNPISARAATWLVHPWLYHSLHHARFRNHYSFASTFMDRLFGTEWKDWRELHGRVIAGEALPSLNERGAAER from the coding sequence ATGTTCCCCCTCGATTCGGTCCCGCTTCTCGGCGTCTGGCTCGCCACCTTCCTCTTCGCCGGCGCGGTCTCGCTCTTCTCCTCGGGCTTCGCCGTCTTCTTCGAGCGCGTGGCGACGCGCTTCCGCATCTTCGACGTCGAGGTCCCGGCGGACCAGCTCCGGCTCGAGAGACGCGCCTACCTCCGCTTCCTGCTGCTGCTGGCCACCTGCGCCACGCCCTTCCTGGGGCTCGGCTGGATCCGATTCGGCGCGGAGGAGCCGCTCGCGATCGCGTGGACCTTCGCCGCGATCTGGACCGGCTTCGAGATCTACTACTACGCGCTCCACCGCGGACTCCACACGAAGGCCCTCTACCGCTTTCACGCCCATCACCACGAGTCCCGCGTGACGACCGCGTGGACGGGGCAGTCGCTGTCGGTCGTGGAAGCCCTCGGCTGGATCGCGGGGCTGCTCGTGATCCCGGCGCTGATCGGCTTGTTCGCCCCCCTCAGCTGGGAGGGCTTCCTGCTCTACTTCGTGGCGAACACGTTCGTGAACGTCGCGGGCCACGCGAACGTCGAGCTGAACCCGATCTCCGCCCGCGCCGCGACCTGGCTCGTCCACCCCTGGCTCTACCACTCGCTCCACCACGCGCGCTTCCGGAACCACTACTCATTCGCGAGCACCTTCATGGACCGGCTCTTCGGGACCGAGTGGAAGGACTGGCGCGAGCTGCACGGGCGCGTGATCGCGGGCGAAGCGCTCCCGAGTCTCAACGAGCGAGGAGCGGCGGAGCGCTAG
- a CDS encoding nitroreductase family protein, translating to MPGLDSMTLRDAIFGLRATRIFRDDPIPEPVLHEVLEAATMACSSGNTQPWEFIVVRDEDTKRAIQKEMKDAFAIIDAERAQTEAQLTDSSGRSVTGRAAVENLHLVPAIVVVCWNPDRGIRMKNEYEENPDGSLRETREIPGGRGVSLFQSTQNMMLAARAHGLSSLFTTFFFLKRDEIRSILGIPPRIFMECAIFLGYSDEPLGKPRRLPVEQVSHDGRWGDRLELAQEDRA from the coding sequence ATGCCCGGCCTCGACTCCATGACCCTACGCGACGCCATCTTCGGCCTCCGAGCGACGCGGATCTTCCGCGACGACCCGATCCCGGAGCCCGTCCTCCACGAAGTCCTGGAGGCGGCGACGATGGCCTGCAGCTCGGGCAACACGCAGCCCTGGGAGTTCATCGTCGTCCGGGACGAAGACACGAAGCGGGCGATCCAGAAGGAGATGAAGGACGCTTTCGCGATCATCGACGCCGAGCGCGCCCAGACCGAGGCCCAGCTGACCGACAGCTCGGGCCGTTCGGTCACCGGCCGCGCCGCGGTCGAGAACCTCCACCTGGTCCCCGCGATCGTCGTCGTCTGCTGGAACCCGGACCGCGGGATCCGCATGAAGAACGAGTACGAGGAGAACCCGGACGGCTCGCTCCGCGAGACGCGGGAGATCCCGGGCGGACGCGGCGTGAGCCTCTTCCAGTCGACCCAGAACATGATGCTCGCCGCGCGGGCCCACGGCCTGTCGTCGCTCTTCACGACCTTCTTCTTCCTGAAGCGCGACGAGATCCGGTCCATTCTGGGGATCCCGCCGCGGATCTTCATGGAGTGCGCGATCTTTCTCGGGTACAGCGACGAGCCCCTGGGCAAGCCCCGCCGGCTGCCCGTCGAGCAGGTGAGCCACGACGGACGCTGGGGCGATCGCCTCGAACTCGCGCAGGAGGACCGTGCATGA
- a CDS encoding ChbG/HpnK family deacetylase → MSRARLILQADDFGMCDAVNEGIAQAFRAGTVSQASVMVPCPAFESAAALARELGIPVGVHGTLNCEWDHLRWGPLTEGATLVEGDGTQHRTVAAAALALDPAEAGAELLAQHARLAEAGPAPVYIDCHMGPSSREGYTEACRATGLPFLYPMIDASLRFDSIEMLSDKPARKKRRWLRNHLKRLAPGTTHLVVSHPATDAPELRGITREDNDNYVWAVPHRTSDLDLLVDPDLPKLFDELDVELITAADV, encoded by the coding sequence GTGAGCCGCGCGCGCCTGATCCTCCAGGCCGACGACTTCGGGATGTGCGACGCAGTCAACGAGGGGATCGCGCAGGCCTTTCGGGCGGGCACCGTCTCCCAGGCCTCGGTCATGGTCCCCTGCCCCGCCTTCGAGTCCGCCGCCGCCCTCGCGCGCGAGCTCGGGATTCCGGTCGGCGTCCACGGCACGCTGAACTGCGAATGGGACCATCTCCGCTGGGGCCCGCTCACCGAGGGAGCGACCCTCGTCGAAGGCGACGGCACCCAGCACCGGACCGTCGCCGCCGCCGCCCTGGCCCTCGACCCCGCCGAAGCCGGCGCCGAGCTCCTCGCCCAGCACGCACGCCTCGCGGAGGCGGGCCCGGCGCCGGTCTACATCGACTGCCACATGGGCCCGAGCAGCCGGGAGGGATACACCGAGGCGTGTCGCGCGACCGGCCTCCCCTTCCTGTATCCGATGATCGACGCGTCGCTCCGCTTCGACTCGATCGAGATGCTGAGCGACAAGCCCGCTCGCAAGAAGAGACGCTGGCTTCGCAACCATCTGAAGCGCCTCGCGCCCGGCACGACCCATCTCGTGGTGAGCCACCCCGCGACGGACGCGCCCGAGCTCCGCGGCATCACGCGCGAAGACAACGACAACTACGTCTGGGCCGTCCCGCACCGGACGTCGGATCTCGATCTGCTCGTCGACCCGGACCTGCCAAAGCTCTTCGACGAGCTCGACGTCGAGCTGATCACCGCCGCGGACGTCTGA
- a CDS encoding TauD/TfdA family dioxygenase, whose translation MSLSIERLTKAIGAEVTGVDLAKDLDEATVAEIRSALLDHHVLVFREQDLTPESHIAFARHFGEIKHPPVRTAHGGPPEINVLDQTSPRGEGADNWHADNTYTRTPPMGSLLRVLELPSVGGDTAFASMTAAYEALSPPIQALCRELTAVHDVTRSLSKAIANGHSIANLTEMQAALPPVEHPVVIAHPETGAPALFVNVNSTTRLVGLGERESETLLHFLFEHVKSPEFQVRVKWDTRTLVFLDNRCTQHYAVPDYDERRVLHRVAIEGTVLSAAGAPTS comes from the coding sequence ATGAGTCTCTCGATCGAGCGACTGACGAAGGCGATCGGCGCGGAAGTCACGGGCGTCGATCTCGCGAAGGACCTCGACGAGGCGACGGTCGCGGAGATCCGAAGCGCGCTCCTCGACCATCACGTCCTCGTCTTTCGCGAGCAGGACCTGACCCCCGAGTCCCACATCGCCTTCGCTCGCCACTTCGGAGAGATCAAGCATCCCCCGGTCCGAACGGCCCACGGCGGTCCGCCCGAGATCAACGTCCTCGACCAGACCTCCCCCCGTGGCGAGGGCGCCGACAACTGGCACGCGGACAACACCTACACGCGGACCCCGCCGATGGGCTCGCTCCTGCGTGTCCTCGAGCTCCCGAGCGTCGGCGGCGACACGGCCTTCGCGAGCATGACCGCCGCCTACGAGGCGCTCTCTCCGCCCATCCAGGCGTTGTGTCGCGAGCTCACCGCCGTTCACGACGTCACGCGCTCGCTCAGCAAGGCGATCGCCAACGGGCACAGCATCGCCAACCTCACCGAGATGCAGGCCGCGCTCCCCCCGGTCGAGCACCCGGTCGTGATCGCCCACCCGGAGACCGGCGCGCCGGCACTCTTCGTGAACGTCAACTCGACGACCCGCCTCGTGGGCCTCGGCGAGCGCGAGAGCGAGACGCTCCTCCACTTCCTCTTCGAGCACGTGAAGTCGCCGGAGTTCCAGGTCCGCGTGAAGTGGGACACGCGGACCCTGGTCTTCCTCGACAACCGCTGCACCCAGCACTACGCCGTCCCGGACTACGACGAGCGCCGCGTCCTCCACCGCGTCGCGATCGAGGGGACGGTCCTCTCGGCCGCCGGAGCGCCGACTTCGTGA
- a CDS encoding sulfotransferase, with the protein MSQAIDVPRFPGARASHPWLVRGLNRVGRLIPTGPLDAEEIWADASAREPGGPGPTAEAREALGVLVEDLTRHVDFTTLGRFSAQDDTLRLARTHLRIERALADAPERLETKLPSPIFIIGWARTGTTFLHQLLAQDPANRTMPYWESFDPVPPAAGRDDRRAERLDKMLGQLRFLAPGYDAIHPMTAESPEECVALFMNVFRTHQFDFQYRVPGYAEWLLAEDARLAYRAYLRQLKLVVAARPAGERFLLKDPTHILHLEALRDVFPDAKFIFTHRDPAEAISSVGSLIAYTRALFTDDVDPEAIGRELLEGYWPPALERARKFRAELPKGAAVDVRHPALREDPIAMARSIYAALELPFTDVARAGMERFLAERAASPGGRHDHALETLGLSREIVRERFVDYCAAVDV; encoded by the coding sequence GTGTCGCAGGCGATCGACGTGCCCCGCTTTCCCGGCGCGCGCGCGAGTCATCCGTGGCTGGTGCGCGGACTGAATCGCGTGGGGCGGCTGATCCCGACGGGCCCGCTCGACGCAGAGGAGATCTGGGCCGATGCGAGCGCCCGGGAGCCCGGCGGCCCCGGGCCGACCGCAGAGGCGCGCGAAGCGCTCGGCGTCCTCGTCGAAGATCTCACCCGCCACGTCGACTTCACGACCCTCGGCCGCTTCTCGGCCCAGGACGACACGCTTCGTCTCGCCCGGACCCACCTGCGGATCGAACGAGCCCTCGCCGACGCGCCCGAGCGCCTCGAGACGAAGCTGCCGTCGCCGATCTTCATCATCGGTTGGGCACGAACGGGGACGACCTTCCTCCATCAACTCCTCGCGCAGGACCCGGCGAACCGGACGATGCCCTACTGGGAGAGCTTCGATCCGGTCCCCCCCGCGGCGGGTCGGGACGATCGACGGGCGGAGCGGCTCGACAAGATGCTCGGGCAGCTGCGCTTCCTGGCGCCGGGCTACGACGCGATCCATCCGATGACGGCGGAGTCGCCGGAGGAGTGCGTCGCACTCTTCATGAACGTGTTCCGGACCCATCAATTCGATTTCCAGTATCGCGTCCCGGGCTACGCCGAGTGGCTGCTCGCGGAGGACGCGCGGCTCGCCTACCGCGCCTATCTGCGTCAGCTGAAGCTCGTCGTCGCCGCCCGGCCTGCGGGGGAGCGCTTCCTGCTGAAGGATCCCACGCACATCCTCCACCTCGAGGCGCTTCGGGACGTCTTCCCCGACGCGAAGTTCATCTTCACCCACCGCGACCCCGCCGAAGCGATCTCTTCGGTCGGCAGTCTGATCGCCTACACCCGGGCGCTCTTCACCGACGACGTCGATCCGGAGGCGATCGGTCGCGAGCTGCTCGAAGGCTACTGGCCCCCGGCGCTCGAGCGCGCGCGGAAGTTCCGGGCGGAGCTTCCGAAGGGCGCCGCCGTCGACGTCCGGCACCCGGCGCTCCGCGAGGACCCGATCGCGATGGCCCGAAGCATCTATGCCGCGCTCGAGCTTCCCTTCACGGACGTCGCGCGCGCGGGCATGGAGCGGTTTCTCGCCGAACGCGCCGCATCCCCCGGCGGACGTCACGATCACGCGCTCGAGACCCTCGGCCTGTCGCGCGAGATCGTCCGCGAACGCTTCGTCGACTACTGCGCCGCCGTCGACGTCTAG